The genomic window TTTAATGGCGCTTAATAATTCATCTAATAGATCGCCATATTGCAGCGATCGCAATCCTGGGGTATTGGGTGATGAAATATTCACCGCAATATACGCCGCATGGGGGTAAACTTTATCCATGCAGATCAAATAATCGTCTTTACCCTGCTCTACTGGCGTGTCTTTATTTTTACCAATATTGACGCCGACCATAATATTCGTCTTCTTGGCGAGCAAGTTTTTAACTAAATTATCGACACCTTTGTTATTAAAACCCATGCGATTGATGATGCCTTTGGCGGGTTTTAATCTAAATAAGCGGGGCAAATCATTACCGGGTTGTGGCCTTGGGGTAACAGTCCCCACTTCGACATGGCCAAATCCCATCGCATGAAAGGCATCAATCGATTCGCCATCCTTGTCCATACCCGCCGCTAAGCCAACAGGATTTGGAAAGGTCAGCCCCATAAAGTTTACGGGGGCGGGGGCAATAGTTTGTCCATACAGGCAGATTAATGGACTATTGGCAGTCATTTTTAAACTGCCTATAGCAAGATTGTGAGCTCGCTCAGGATCCATCTGAAACATGACTTTCTGTGCGATTTTATAAAACATGTACTTTCCTCGACCTAAAAAAAGCCCCGGCGATCGCCAGGGCTTCTGATTGTTATAAAAGTTTACTTTTGGCCTTCGCAGTGAAGGATCAGAAGATTAAGTTCACGTAGGGCGACAGAGAACTTAGCAAACTCATGGCTTTGCGACGTTTTGAAGTCAGCTAGCATGTGGAACCATCTTTCCAATAAGCCTTGATTGATCTCAATCCACTGAGAAATCACGCTTTCGGCATCACAGGATTCACTGCAGGTTCTTAGCACCACTGAACTTAATGCACGTTGTTGCCAATCCAACTCTTCCCTAAAGGCGGCACGGGCCAGTGCTTGCCAATGGTTCGCCACAGGTTGAGCGCTGATCTGTTCTAAGAACCAGTGCAGCTCAACACGGGCGCCGAGTTTGAAGTAAGTTTCGGCAACTAATGCCACTGTCTTACCTTCTGCTTGGGCAATTTGTGCTATGTCTAAGGCTGAGAACAAGGTACTCATATTAGCCACAACGGTCGCAACATCCTGCGGTACATTCTCTCTGATCAAGGCATTGATCTCAGATTGGATACCTTTCGCTTCTTCTTCGACTAGGTATAAATGAACATTCGCTTTGATCTGTTCAAATACAGGTTTGAAGAAGGCAACCGTTTGCTCGATGCTCCAAGTACGGTTACGGTGGCGCAGGAACCAGCGACAAGCACGACGCATATTGCGGCGTAACTGGTGCAACATCTCACCTTGAACCACAGCAGGTACGATACCGTTTAAGTCAGTGATCGATTTAGTTAATTCAGCTAAACCAAATACTTCGCGAGCCATAGTGTAACAAATCGCCGCATCGGCAACTGAGGCACCTGTCTCATCTTGCATACGTTGAACGAAGTTCAGCCCCATGTCGTTAACGAGTTCATTGGCGAGCGAGGTCGCAATGATTTCGCCGCGCAGTGGGTGAGTCGCCATTCTGTCGCTGTATTTTTCCTGAAGTTTTTTCGGGAAATAGGCGATGAGCAATTGGCTTAATAGCGTATCTTCAGTGATTTCTGGCGTCACTAACTGCTCTTTCAGCACCATCTTCGCGTAGGCAACCAGCACAGATAGCTCAGGGCGTGTTAACGCGCGACCACTGGCTAAACGTTCAGCTAGCTCGTCGTCAGAGGGTAAAAACTCTAACGCTCTGTCTAACTTGCCTTCTTTTTCCAGATACTGGATAAAGCGGATCTGCTCTTTTAACTGCTCAGCACCGCGTACTTGAGTCACAGAGATAGTACGGGTTTGATCTTTACAGTCCTGCAGTACGATTTGGCCGACTTCTTCGGTCATTTCTTCCAGTAAACGGTTACGCTGCTTAAGCGTTAGTTCACCTTCAGTCACCATAGCGTTCAGCAAAATCTTGATGTTCACTTCGTTGTCTGAACAGTCCACACCACCGACGTTATCCACGAAGTCAGTGTTGATGCGACCGCCGTTAGATGCATATTCGATACGACCTAACTGAGTACAACCTAAGTTACCACCCTCGCCGACTATCTTAGCGCGCAGTTCGCCGCCGTTGACACGTAGAGCATCGTTAGCACGATCGCCAACTTCAGCATGGGTCTCGCGGGATGACTTAACATAAGTACCGATACCACCGTTCCAGATCAGATCCACTGGCATTTTCAGCAGTTCTTTCATCAGCTCAGTTGGGGTCATAGAGGTTTTCTCTGTGGCCAACATTTGCTTCATTTCCGCCGACAGTGGGATTGATTTAGATGAACGCAGGAAAATACCGCCGCCCTTAGAAATCAACTTGCTATTGTAATCTTCCCAGCTTGAACGTGGCAGAGCGAATAAACGCGCCCGTTCATCATAACTTAATGCCGTATCCGGATTTGGATCGATAAAGATATGCATATGGTTAAAGGCTGCAATCAGTTTAGTGTGCTTAGACAACAACATACCGTTACCGAATACGTCGCCCGCCATGTCACCTATACCTAAACAGGTAAAGTCTGTGGTTTGGCAATCGATCCCCACTTCGCGGAAGTGACGCTTAACCGATTCCCAACCGCCTTTGGCCGTGATGCCCATTTTCTTATGGTCATAACCGTTACTGCCGCCCGATGCGAACGCATCACCGAGCCAGAAATGGTATTCAAGGGAAATCGAGTTCGCGATATCGGAGAATGTCGCAGTGCCTTTATCGGCTGCTACCACTAAATACGGGTCATCTTCATCGTGACGCACCACATCCACTGGATGGACGATTTCACCGTTCAAAATGTTATCGGTAATATCGAGCAAGGCGCGAATGAAGATACGGTAGCATTCTTGACCTTCGGTGAAGAAGGCTTCACGGCCGCCTTCGGTCGGTAATTGTTTACAAACGAAACCACCCTTGGCACCCACAGGCACGATTACGGTGTTTTTCACTTGCTGGGCTTTTACCAGACCTAATACTTCGGTACGGAAGTCTTCACGGCGATCCGACCAACGCAGACCACCACGGGCCACTTTACCGTAACGTAAATGCACACCTTCAACCCGTGGCGAATAAACGAAGATTTCGAATTTCGGCAATGGGCGTGGCATTTCAGGGATCAGCGAAGGCATGAATTTAAACGAGATATAACTCTTAGATTCGCCTTTAGCATCCAACTGATAGAAGTTAGTCCGCAGCGTCGCGTTAATCAGGTCTAAATAACGACGAATAATACGGTCATCATCTAGGCTAGAAACTTCGTCTAAACGTAAATTGATCTGCTCCATAAACTTGCCCAGCGTACGGGTCTTGAGTTTTGGATTGAACTTACGGATAAACATCTTCACCAACAAATCGGCGATTTGTGGGTAACGGCCGAAGGTTTCTTCGATATAAGCTTGGCTGAAAGTTGCATCGATTTGACGCATGTACTTAGCGTAAGCACGCAGTACAGACACTTCACGGCCAGTTAGACCAGAGGCCAGAATAATGCGGTTGAAGCCGTCATCTTCTAACTTCTTTTGCCACACTTGTGACAGTGCAGTTTGGAATCTGTCTTGACTATCGGCGATATTGTCTGTGTTGACGACTTTAACTGTCATCAAGAAGTCTAAGATCCAGAAGGTTGAACCGTCCGTTGTCGTGACTTCATAGGGGCGCTCGTTGATCACCCGCAGACCAAAGTTTTCTAACATTGGCAGCACGTCAGAAAGATGAATAGGCTCATCTTTATGGAATAACTTTAAACGCACTTTGTTGTCGTTCAGCGCCGCTTCCTGCGGTTGATAGAACAACATGCCGAGCTTGTGTTCATCGTCCAGCGCTTCGAGCTGTTGCATATCAACAACGGCTGAGCTTGGCAGTACGTCTTCTTTATAGCTTTGTTCGAAGGCGTTAGCGTAACGCTTCATCAGATGAGTACCGGCTTCTTCGCCTAGGGCGTTGTTTAGCGCAGTATTTAACTTATCTTCCCAAGAACGTGCCGCTTCTATTAAGTTATTTTCTATGGCAGCCACATCTACATCCATATTATTGTTATCAACTTTGACTATGTAGTGAGTACGGGCCAGGGTCGACTCGGAGAAATACGTCGTAAACTCTACATCTTCTTTGCTGTTAAAATGCTGGGCCAGAATACGTTGGGTATCTTGGCGAAGTTTAGTGTTGTAACGATCCTTAGAAACGTACACTAAACAGGATAAGAAACGGCCAAAGCCATCTTTGCGAACAAAGAGTTTCAGCTTGTCCCTGTCTTGCATCTCGAGCACACCGTGAGCTGTGTGGGCTAAATCATCCACATTGGCTTGGATTAGCTCATCGCGCGGTAAATTCTCAAGAATGTTCAGCAGGGCTTTATAGTCGTGGGAACGTGGCGTTAAGCCTGAACGATCTAACACACGCTGCACTTTTTCGTTCAGCAGTGGGATTTCACGTGGGCTGCGGTTATACACGTTTGACGCATACAAACCGATAAATCTGTCTTCACCTACCACATTGCCTTTCTTATCGAAACGCTTGATGCCGATATAATCGACATAGGCAGGACGGTGAACACGGCTCTTAGCACTGCTCTTCGTCAGAATGAGTAAGCTGTGGTCTAGGGCTTCCTTACGGGCACTGTCGGAGAAGCTAGATAACAACAACCCTTGCTCTGGTTGAGTTTTGTGGTGCTTATTCATCAAACCTAAACTAGAGGCAATATTAGGCACTAGCTCGACATCGCCTTCAACACGTTTTAGATCGTATTGACGGTATCCCAGTAAGGTAAAATGATGATTATTAAGATAAGTTAAGAAGTTAACCGCTTCTTCTAACTCTTGCTTCTCACCGGGGAACGGGCGCTTTGGCAAATCTTTAATGGTTTCGCTCAATTTAGCGGACATGGCTTCCCAGTCATTGACTGAGGCGGCAACATCGGCGAGCACGGATTGGATTTCGCGCTCCAGAGCCTTGATATCCACTGTGCTGCTTTGACGGTCAATTTCAATTAAGAAAACCGCCACTTGCTCAGTACTGTCTGGGCTCTGATTCAGATAAGTCACCTTAGTGACTTCTTCTGCAGAACGTTCGATCGCCAGTGGCGTATGCAACATCATATGAGCGGTAATACCCATACGATTCAGTGCCATACCAACTGAATCTACCAGGAATGGCATGTCAGGTTGGATGACTTCGATGATCGAATGGGTCGATTGCCAGCCGTGTTTTGACTGGCTTGGGTTGAATACTCTCAGGTGAGTTTGACCCTTAGGGGTCTTATTTAAGGCGTTCCATAAACTGAGAACGGCACCGTACAAATCGCTATCGTTACGCGCATTGAGGTCGTCTTTCGACATGTGGGCGTAAAGGCAGGTCGCGAACTGTTCAACTTGCTTGGCTTGTGAATTAGGGACTTTAGCGTGAATTAAACTGACTACATTTTCAAGTAGTACTGAAGGCATTGCATCTTTCAAGGCCATGTTGCTGTTTCCTTAAGCGTCTATGGCAGCGCTTTTTTTCATTATTGGATGCTTCGGCTTAACGATCGCAGAATATTAGTGTGATCCGGATCATCGCGCGAAGTTTATTACTAAATCCTCTGTATTTCGAGGAAAATTTTAGTGGTACATCCTCTGTAAATCCAGCAACAGCGTAAAGATGACGCAACATGTGCGCAAAAAATCAAAAAATTAGCTTTTGTATGCAAAACAAATGGGGAGTAATCACTCCCCATTAACTTTACTTACTGAGCCTTACGCCAGAATACCGCCGCCAGCGCAGGCAGGATAATTATGGCGCCGAGCATATTTACCACAAACATAAAAGTCAGCAGTATCCCCATGTCCATTTGGAATTTGAGCGCCGAAAAAAACCAAGTGCTCACACCTATGGCTAAGGTTAAGCCGGTGAAAATCACCGCACTGCCCCGCTCAACTAAAGCCTCATAGTAGGCCTGTTGCACTGGCATACCGTTAGAGAGCTTAGAAGACATGGTCGACAGGATATAAATCCCGTAGTCCACACCAATACCGACCCCCAGAGCAATAACAGGTAAGGTACTGACAGCTAAACCAATATCGAGCTGGGTCATCAAGGCTTGCGCCAGAGTCGACACCACATACAGAGGGATGATCACCGCCACTGTGGCTTTAAAGGACTTAAAGCTGATTAAACACAGCACAAACACGGCGCCATAGACATAGATCATCATAGGCAACTGCGCTTCGGCCACCGCTTCATTGGTCGCGGCCATTACGCCCACAGGTCCCGATGCCAGTTTGAACTGCAGCTTTTCATTATCCATTTGCGCGGCAACCGCTTTGACCTTAGCCACCACAGTTTCAATGGTTTCCGCCTTATGGTCCTTCATAAACAGATACACTGGCATAACAGAACAATCGCCATTTAACAGCCCAGAAGTCGTCGGAATTTGGCCAATGGCTTGTACTAAACTCGCCGTTGTGCGCGGCAGCACCTCCCACTTAGGATTGCCTTCGTTAAAGCCCGCATTCACTTTTTTAGCCACGGAAGCCAAGCTCACCGTCGATTCAATGCCTGGGGTATTACGCACTCGCCATTCAAACTCATCAATTTGCGTCAGCACATCATGGTAAGTACAGGCCTCAGGCGTTGCTTCGACAATCACGGTCATCACATCGGTAGTGATAGAAAAATGATCTGTGATGAAGAAGGTGTCTAAGTTATAGCGGGAATCTTGATGGAGTGCGGGAGCGCCGCCCTGCAAGTCACCGATCTTCATCTGGTTGGCCTGTTGCAGCCCCGCAAAATATAAGGCAATAGTGGCAATAATCACCACCAGAGCATATTTAGGTGTCGCAAACTTGGCCAGAAAACGCCAAATGGCCTCGGCGCGGACTTCTTCAGCCGTCGGCTTACCCGATGAAACCACGTTCAGTTCTGTATAAGAAATCACTAAGGGTAAGAGGATCAGGTTAGTGAAAATAATCACGCCTACGCCGAGGGATGCTGAAATCGCTAGCTCGCGAATAATGCCGATATCAATCGATAGCAGGGTAATAAAACCCACGGTATCAGAGAGTAATGCCACGCCGCCTGGCACTAATAGACTACGAAAGGCCGAAGCCGCCGCCGCTTTAGTGGTTTGTCCGTCCATCACACGGCGCCTTACCGCATTGATCATTTGTACCCCGTGGCTCACCCCGATGGCGAACACTAAAAAAGGCACCAAAATCGACATAGGATCGAGACCAAACCCAATCACGGTCAATAAGCCGAGCTGCCATACCACGGCAATTAAGCTACACACTAAAGGCAAAACGGTGAGAATGACCGATTTAGAGAAGAGGTACACCATGGCAGCGGTGATCAAAATTGCGATCACGAAAAACAACAACACGCCCTTAGCACCATCGGCCACATCGCCCGCCATCTTGGCAAAGCCTATGATGTGGATTTTAACCTTGTCGGTTTCGTACTTGCCCCTAAGTTCTTTTTCCAGTTGCGCCGCAAAGGCAATCGTATCTAAGGGTTTACCCGTCTGAGGATCGAAATCCATCAATTGGGCAGAGACCATAGCCGCACTGTAATCATTGGCAATTAAGCGCCCGACAATCCCCGCTTTCTCTATGTTATCCCGAACCGTATCCAATCCAGTTTGAGTGGTTGAAAAATCGGCGGGGATCACAGGACCACCGGCGAAACCATCTTCTACCACCTCGGTAAAACGTGTCGAAGGCGAAAAGAGCGATTTCACCTGTGAGCGCTCTACGCCGGGAATAAAAAACAGCTGATCATGGACATTTTTTAAGGTATCAAAATAATTGGCATTGAAAATATTGCCGCTGGTGTCTTCCACCGCCACCATAATGCTGTTAGCGCCACCAAAATCCTTTTGATGCTTGAGGTAGGTTTGCATATAGCTATGATTAAGCGGAATATTTTTAATAAAAGCCGCATCCATTTTAAGCTGACTGGCTTGATAGCCCAAAAAAAATGTCAGCAGCACAAAAATGCTCACGACC from Shewanella putrefaciens includes these protein-coding regions:
- the pyrD gene encoding quinone-dependent dihydroorotate dehydrogenase, whose product is MFYKIAQKVMFQMDPERAHNLAIGSLKMTANSPLICLYGQTIAPAPVNFMGLTFPNPVGLAAGMDKDGESIDAFHAMGFGHVEVGTVTPRPQPGNDLPRLFRLKPAKGIINRMGFNNKGVDNLVKNLLAKKTNIMVGVNIGKNKDTPVEQGKDDYLICMDKVYPHAAYIAVNISSPNTPGLRSLQYGDLLDELLSAIKTKQLELAEKHKKYVPIALKIAPDLTSEEIENIAQALIKNKFDGAIATNTTLTRDGVSGLANANESGGLSGKPLTELSTKVIKQLAMCLKGQIPIIGVGGINSAEDALAKFDAGATMVQIYSGFIYQGPKLIKEIVEAYRLK
- a CDS encoding NAD-glutamate dehydrogenase is translated as MALKDAMPSVLLENVVSLIHAKVPNSQAKQVEQFATCLYAHMSKDDLNARNDSDLYGAVLSLWNALNKTPKGQTHLRVFNPSQSKHGWQSTHSIIEVIQPDMPFLVDSVGMALNRMGITAHMMLHTPLAIERSAEEVTKVTYLNQSPDSTEQVAVFLIEIDRQSSTVDIKALEREIQSVLADVAASVNDWEAMSAKLSETIKDLPKRPFPGEKQELEEAVNFLTYLNNHHFTLLGYRQYDLKRVEGDVELVPNIASSLGLMNKHHKTQPEQGLLLSSFSDSARKEALDHSLLILTKSSAKSRVHRPAYVDYIGIKRFDKKGNVVGEDRFIGLYASNVYNRSPREIPLLNEKVQRVLDRSGLTPRSHDYKALLNILENLPRDELIQANVDDLAHTAHGVLEMQDRDKLKLFVRKDGFGRFLSCLVYVSKDRYNTKLRQDTQRILAQHFNSKEDVEFTTYFSESTLARTHYIVKVDNNNMDVDVAAIENNLIEAARSWEDKLNTALNNALGEEAGTHLMKRYANAFEQSYKEDVLPSSAVVDMQQLEALDDEHKLGMLFYQPQEAALNDNKVRLKLFHKDEPIHLSDVLPMLENFGLRVINERPYEVTTTDGSTFWILDFLMTVKVVNTDNIADSQDRFQTALSQVWQKKLEDDGFNRIILASGLTGREVSVLRAYAKYMRQIDATFSQAYIEETFGRYPQIADLLVKMFIRKFNPKLKTRTLGKFMEQINLRLDEVSSLDDDRIIRRYLDLINATLRTNFYQLDAKGESKSYISFKFMPSLIPEMPRPLPKFEIFVYSPRVEGVHLRYGKVARGGLRWSDRREDFRTEVLGLVKAQQVKNTVIVPVGAKGGFVCKQLPTEGGREAFFTEGQECYRIFIRALLDITDNILNGEIVHPVDVVRHDEDDPYLVVAADKGTATFSDIANSISLEYHFWLGDAFASGGSNGYDHKKMGITAKGGWESVKRHFREVGIDCQTTDFTCLGIGDMAGDVFGNGMLLSKHTKLIAAFNHMHIFIDPNPDTALSYDERARLFALPRSSWEDYNSKLISKGGGIFLRSSKSIPLSAEMKQMLATEKTSMTPTELMKELLKMPVDLIWNGGIGTYVKSSRETHAEVGDRANDALRVNGGELRAKIVGEGGNLGCTQLGRIEYASNGGRINTDFVDNVGGVDCSDNEVNIKILLNAMVTEGELTLKQRNRLLEEMTEEVGQIVLQDCKDQTRTISVTQVRGAEQLKEQIRFIQYLEKEGKLDRALEFLPSDDELAERLASGRALTRPELSVLVAYAKMVLKEQLVTPEITEDTLLSQLLIAYFPKKLQEKYSDRMATHPLRGEIIATSLANELVNDMGLNFVQRMQDETGASVADAAICYTMAREVFGLAELTKSITDLNGIVPAVVQGEMLHQLRRNMRRACRWFLRHRNRTWSIEQTVAFFKPVFEQIKANVHLYLVEEEAKGIQSEINALIRENVPQDVATVVANMSTLFSALDIAQIAQAEGKTVALVAETYFKLGARVELHWFLEQISAQPVANHWQALARAAFREELDWQQRALSSVVLRTCSESCDAESVISQWIEINQGLLERWFHMLADFKTSQSHEFAKFSVALRELNLLILHCEGQK
- a CDS encoding efflux RND transporter permease subunit, with protein sequence MLEKLVNGFESFLFRNRAWVVSIFVLLTFFLGYQASQLKMDAAFIKNIPLNHSYMQTYLKHQKDFGGANSIMVAVEDTSGNIFNANYFDTLKNVHDQLFFIPGVERSQVKSLFSPSTRFTEVVEDGFAGGPVIPADFSTTQTGLDTVRDNIEKAGIVGRLIANDYSAAMVSAQLMDFDPQTGKPLDTIAFAAQLEKELRGKYETDKVKIHIIGFAKMAGDVADGAKGVLLFFVIAILITAAMVYLFSKSVILTVLPLVCSLIAVVWQLGLLTVIGFGLDPMSILVPFLVFAIGVSHGVQMINAVRRRVMDGQTTKAAAASAFRSLLVPGGVALLSDTVGFITLLSIDIGIIRELAISASLGVGVIIFTNLILLPLVISYTELNVVSSGKPTAEEVRAEAIWRFLAKFATPKYALVVIIATIALYFAGLQQANQMKIGDLQGGAPALHQDSRYNLDTFFITDHFSITTDVMTVIVEATPEACTYHDVLTQIDEFEWRVRNTPGIESTVSLASVAKKVNAGFNEGNPKWEVLPRTTASLVQAIGQIPTTSGLLNGDCSVMPVYLFMKDHKAETIETVVAKVKAVAAQMDNEKLQFKLASGPVGVMAATNEAVAEAQLPMMIYVYGAVFVLCLISFKSFKATVAVIIPLYVVSTLAQALMTQLDIGLAVSTLPVIALGVGIGVDYGIYILSTMSSKLSNGMPVQQAYYEALVERGSAVIFTGLTLAIGVSTWFFSALKFQMDMGILLTFMFVVNMLGAIIILPALAAVFWRKAQ